In a genomic window of Pontibacter liquoris:
- the alaS gene encoding alanine--tRNA ligase, producing MNSAEIRQKFLDFFASKQHQIVPSAPIVVKDDPTLMFINSGMAPFKDYFLGNKPAPYKRVADTQKCLRVSGKHNDLEEVGYDTYHHTMFEMLGNWSFGDYFKKDALEWSWELLTQVYKLPKDRLYVSVFQGDEKDNLPLDQDAFDIWKSMIAEDRILMGNKKDNFWEMGDTGPCGPCSEIHVDLRTDEERAQVDGKSLVNNDHPQVVEIWNNVFMEFNRLADGSLVKLPAQHVDTGMGFERLCMAIQGKRSNYDTDVFQPLIQFVAKEAGVTYGANEKTDIAIRVISDHIRAIAFTIADGQLPSNNKAGYVIRRILRRAVRYGFTFLDFKKPFLYKLAAVLADQMAHVFPELLQQLSFVQRVIEEEENAFLRTLENGLKRLDALEETFRKNNNTIDGRTAFELYDTFGFPLDLTALIAREKGLKVDEAGFDVEMEQQKNRSRNASATEQTDWVILQPEVVNEFVGYDVESTESHIVRYRQVKTKNKSEYHLVLDKTPFYAESGGQVGDTGYLISDTEQIEVLDTKKENDLILHITAKLPQQVEGTFKSEVDAVRRNLIRKNHSATHLLHAALRKVLGEHVQQRGSLVNEKLLRFDFSHFAKVEEAQLREVEHIVNERIRQAIPLEEQRNVAIGDARNMGAMALFGEKYGEFVRVIAFDREHSVELCGGIHVLNTGNIGYFKIVSESSVAAGVRRIEAITASMAENFVQQQLNELNAVQEVLNSQSNVSGAVQKLQDENKALQKQLEQYELKQLTGLKDTLAQKVQPLDGVNFVAEKVDVSNADYLKKLAFDLRQSVQNLVLVLAAEIDGKPQIAVMLSDNLVSEKNLNASQLVRELAKEIKGGGGGQPFYATAGGKESAGLQAIPAKALELVKNTLKA from the coding sequence ATGAACTCAGCTGAGATTAGACAAAAGTTCCTGGACTTCTTTGCTTCCAAACAGCACCAGATCGTGCCCTCTGCGCCAATTGTAGTAAAAGATGACCCTACCCTGATGTTTATCAACTCGGGCATGGCTCCCTTCAAAGATTATTTTCTGGGCAATAAGCCGGCTCCTTACAAGCGCGTTGCCGACACCCAGAAATGCCTGCGCGTGAGCGGCAAGCACAACGACCTGGAAGAAGTAGGCTACGATACCTACCACCATACGATGTTCGAGATGCTGGGTAACTGGTCGTTTGGGGATTACTTTAAAAAGGATGCGCTGGAATGGTCGTGGGAGTTGCTGACCCAAGTATACAAGCTGCCAAAAGACAGGCTGTATGTGTCAGTTTTCCAGGGTGATGAAAAGGATAACCTGCCGTTGGATCAGGATGCGTTCGATATCTGGAAGTCTATGATCGCGGAAGACCGTATCCTAATGGGTAATAAGAAGGATAACTTCTGGGAAATGGGCGATACCGGTCCGTGCGGTCCGTGCTCTGAGATTCACGTTGATTTGCGTACGGATGAAGAACGCGCGCAGGTGGATGGTAAATCGCTGGTGAACAACGACCACCCGCAGGTAGTGGAGATCTGGAACAACGTGTTCATGGAATTCAACCGCCTGGCCGATGGTTCGCTGGTAAAACTACCTGCGCAGCACGTAGATACCGGCATGGGCTTTGAGCGTTTGTGCATGGCCATCCAGGGCAAGCGCTCTAACTACGATACCGATGTGTTCCAGCCCCTTATCCAGTTTGTGGCAAAGGAAGCCGGCGTAACGTATGGCGCCAATGAAAAGACGGACATTGCCATCCGGGTGATTTCGGATCATATCCGGGCTATTGCCTTTACCATTGCCGACGGCCAGTTGCCGTCCAACAACAAGGCGGGCTATGTGATCCGCCGTATCCTGCGCCGCGCAGTGCGGTACGGGTTTACGTTCCTCGACTTCAAAAAGCCTTTCCTCTATAAACTGGCTGCCGTACTGGCCGACCAGATGGCGCACGTGTTCCCCGAGCTGCTGCAGCAGCTGAGCTTTGTACAGCGCGTGATCGAAGAAGAGGAAAACGCCTTTTTGCGAACACTCGAAAATGGTCTTAAACGCCTGGATGCCCTGGAGGAGACCTTCAGGAAAAATAACAATACCATAGATGGCCGCACGGCTTTCGAACTCTATGATACCTTTGGCTTCCCACTGGATCTGACGGCACTTATCGCCCGTGAAAAAGGGTTGAAGGTAGATGAAGCTGGTTTTGATGTGGAGATGGAGCAGCAGAAGAACCGCTCCCGCAATGCTTCCGCCACTGAGCAGACCGATTGGGTGATCCTGCAGCCGGAGGTGGTCAACGAATTTGTTGGTTACGATGTGGAATCAACAGAATCCCACATTGTGCGCTACCGCCAGGTGAAAACCAAGAACAAGAGCGAGTACCACCTGGTGCTGGACAAAACACCGTTCTACGCCGAAAGCGGCGGCCAGGTAGGTGATACCGGTTACCTGATTTCCGACACGGAACAGATCGAGGTGCTGGACACCAAAAAGGAAAACGACCTGATCCTGCATATCACGGCCAAGCTGCCGCAGCAGGTGGAAGGAACATTTAAAAGCGAGGTAGATGCTGTCCGTCGTAACCTGATCCGCAAGAACCACTCGGCCACGCACCTGCTGCATGCCGCCCTGCGCAAAGTATTGGGTGAACATGTGCAGCAGCGCGGCTCTCTGGTTAACGAGAAGCTGTTGCGCTTTGACTTTTCGCACTTTGCCAAAGTTGAGGAGGCACAGTTGCGCGAGGTAGAGCATATCGTAAATGAGCGTATCCGCCAGGCTATTCCCCTAGAAGAGCAACGCAACGTAGCCATCGGCGATGCCCGCAATATGGGCGCCATGGCCTTGTTTGGAGAGAAGTATGGCGAGTTTGTGCGCGTGATCGCCTTTGACCGGGAACACTCGGTCGAGTTGTGTGGCGGCATTCATGTGCTGAACACAGGTAATATCGGCTACTTTAAAATTGTATCGGAGAGCTCAGTGGCTGCCGGCGTGCGCCGCATCGAAGCCATTACCGCAAGTATGGCCGAGAACTTTGTGCAGCAGCAGCTCAACGAACTGAATGCCGTGCAGGAAGTACTCAACTCGCAGAGCAATGTATCGGGAGCCGTGCAAAAGCTTCAGGACGAGAACAAAGCCCTGCAAAAGCAACTGGAGCAGTATGAACTGAAGCAACTGACAGGCCTGAAAGATACCCTGGCACAAAAAGTGCAGCCATTGGATGGCGTGAACTTTGTGGCAGAGAAAGTAGACGTCAGCAATGCCGATTACCTGAAAAAGCTTGCCTTTGACCTGCGCCAGTCGGTACAAAACCTGGTGCTGGTGCTGGCTGCTGAAATAGACGGGAAGCCCCAAATCGCAGTGATGCTGTCGGATAACCTGGTTTCGGAAAAGAACCTGAATGCCAGCCAGCTGGTGCGCGAGTTGGCCAAAGAGATTAAAGGTGGCGGCGGCGGACAGCCTTTTTATGCAACGGCAGGCGGCAAAGAGTCAGCCGGTTTGCAGGCCATACCAGCCAAAGCACTGGAATTAGTAAAAAACACACTTAAAGCATAA
- a CDS encoding MerR family transcriptional regulator has translation MPYKEREIEKQYYTIGEVAAMFEVAPSLIRFWETEFEQLSPKKSKKGNRQYTPKDIEMLRTVYHLVKERGYTIQGAREMLKNKGVQTKDKIEIIQSLEKVRAFLVGIKDQLNTKA, from the coding sequence ATGCCTTATAAAGAAAGAGAAATAGAAAAGCAGTACTACACCATCGGGGAAGTGGCTGCCATGTTTGAAGTTGCCCCCTCGCTGATCCGCTTCTGGGAAACCGAGTTTGAGCAACTGAGCCCTAAAAAGAGTAAAAAAGGGAACCGCCAGTACACGCCAAAGGATATTGAGATGCTGCGCACGGTATACCACCTGGTAAAAGAGCGCGGCTATACGATACAAGGCGCCCGCGAGATGCTCAAGAACAAAGGGGTGCAGACCAAGGACAAGATCGAAATTATCCAGTCGCTGGAGAAAGTGCGCGCGTTCCTGGTGGGCATCAAAGACCAGCTGAACACCAAAGCTTGA
- the dprA gene encoding DNA-processing protein DprA: MVEEQNLYEIALTKLPGVGGQLARLLVSYCGSPQAVFTSPAGKLLKVPGIGNKLVQSITAGGRAALLQAEDILKQAQEQDVQVLFYTSEKYPDRLKQLPDAPILLYFKGNGNLNTRRIISMVGTRQITSYGQAITEQIIADLVPYNVLVVSGLAYGVDIVAHRAALQAGLSTIGVMASGPDVIYPAVHRKYAERMLTQGGLLTENPFGTKPDAPRFPARNRIIAGMSDCTIVVEAALKSGTLITADIAHSYDKEVMAVPGNLTSPVSEGTNYLIKTNKAAVYTSVQDLVELLNWDLEDAAAAKKQAKQLFQPDDFTAEEWKVVDVLLQSREEHMDNLSWKAQLPVSLLASVLLGLEFKGVIKAKPGKKFALIR, encoded by the coding sequence ATGGTAGAAGAGCAGAACCTGTACGAAATAGCCCTGACGAAATTGCCCGGGGTGGGCGGGCAACTGGCCCGCTTACTCGTGAGCTACTGCGGCTCGCCGCAGGCTGTTTTTACCTCGCCGGCCGGCAAACTGCTCAAAGTGCCGGGCATTGGTAACAAGCTGGTGCAAAGTATAACTGCGGGTGGCCGGGCGGCTTTGCTGCAGGCAGAAGATATCCTGAAACAGGCCCAGGAGCAGGATGTGCAGGTGCTGTTTTATACTTCCGAAAAGTACCCGGATCGCCTCAAACAACTACCCGACGCGCCGATCCTGTTATACTTTAAAGGCAACGGTAACCTGAACACGCGCCGCATCATCAGCATGGTGGGTACGCGCCAGATCACCAGCTATGGCCAGGCTATTACCGAACAGATCATAGCCGATCTGGTGCCTTATAATGTGCTGGTGGTAAGCGGCCTGGCGTATGGCGTGGATATTGTAGCGCACCGGGCGGCACTGCAGGCCGGCTTATCGACGATTGGCGTCATGGCCAGCGGCCCGGATGTGATCTATCCGGCTGTACACCGCAAGTATGCAGAACGCATGCTGACGCAGGGTGGGCTACTGACGGAAAACCCGTTTGGCACCAAGCCCGATGCCCCGCGCTTTCCGGCCCGCAACCGCATCATTGCCGGCATGTCGGATTGCACCATCGTGGTGGAAGCTGCCCTGAAAAGCGGCACCCTGATCACAGCTGACATTGCCCACAGCTACGACAAGGAAGTAATGGCGGTGCCGGGCAACCTGACCTCGCCGGTATCGGAAGGCACCAATTACCTAATTAAGACTAACAAGGCGGCTGTGTATACTTCAGTGCAGGACCTGGTAGAGTTGCTGAACTGGGATCTGGAAGATGCGGCGGCAGCCAAAAAGCAGGCAAAGCAGCTTTTTCAGCCGGACGATTTTACAGCCGAAGAATGGAAAGTTGTTGACGTCTTGCTGCAGTCGCGGGAAGAGCACATGGATAACCTGAGTTGGAAGGCGCAGCTGCCTGTCAGCCTCCTGGCTTCTGTGCTGTTAGGGCTGGAGTTTAAAGGAGTCATCAAAGCCAAACCCGGTAAGAAGTTCGCCCTCATCCGATAA
- a CDS encoding aminotransferase class IV, protein MLLYNGHLMQEQALRLPLSNRAFQYNDGFFETLIVQQGRIRFWQHHVARMQDAAAALQIRLFDQLAPAALEQQLLTLAGQNKAEKYGRLKLKVWRDGAGLYTPQTDEAAWLATAEATTPADVSPLQVGLCRRTTTLPSSFSHFKGPNALVYVQAAREKAGTTYNDMLLLSPEGAVAELISSNIFWLQQNTLFTPSLTTGCVNGILRRAIMQWASEKRVDVVECQIGLAELSEEATVFAANVTGFRWVPAISGQAYGQQHPLLDQLQQDLFQ, encoded by the coding sequence ATGTTACTTTACAATGGCCATTTGATGCAGGAGCAGGCGCTTCGGCTGCCACTCTCAAACCGGGCTTTTCAGTACAACGACGGATTTTTTGAAACGCTGATCGTGCAGCAAGGGCGCATCCGTTTCTGGCAGCACCATGTGGCGCGGATGCAGGACGCGGCTGCAGCCCTGCAGATCAGGTTATTTGATCAGCTTGCACCTGCTGCCCTGGAGCAGCAACTGCTCACGCTGGCCGGGCAGAACAAGGCTGAAAAGTATGGCCGCCTCAAACTGAAAGTATGGCGGGACGGAGCGGGCTTGTATACGCCCCAAACAGATGAAGCTGCCTGGCTGGCTACCGCCGAAGCTACAACACCAGCCGATGTAAGCCCTTTGCAGGTGGGCCTGTGTAGGCGCACCACGACATTACCCTCATCGTTCTCTCACTTTAAAGGCCCCAATGCGCTGGTATACGTGCAGGCTGCCCGCGAAAAAGCAGGTACAACCTATAACGACATGCTGCTGCTCTCACCCGAAGGCGCAGTGGCGGAACTGATCTCGTCCAATATTTTCTGGCTGCAGCAAAACACGCTTTTCACGCCTTCGCTTACAACGGGCTGCGTCAATGGCATCCTGCGGCGGGCTATCATGCAATGGGCTTCTGAAAAAAGGGTTGATGTGGTGGAATGCCAGATAGGATTGGCAGAACTCAGTGAAGAGGCAACTGTTTTTGCGGCTAATGTAACCGGCTTCAGGTGGGTGCCAGCTATCAGCGGGCAGGCATACGGGCAGCAGCACCCGTTGTTAGACCAACTGCAGCAGGACTTGTTCCAATAA
- a CDS encoding family 20 glycosylhydrolase: protein MKHLLLVILLFVSFGTLLQAQTKKAASTFDPATLKITWELVDNSSPEQTVSALTLANTGKQALPASGWSLYFHGSGSAKSKDGQVNVMAVNGDLLKMVPTASFKSLPAGESRRLEFVSRRQVLNTNDTPEGFYLVWDSNPSKGIALPATVYTTPDREKNAVLWKSAQALYEQNKTIEDIPLEKLPKVFPTPTSYSETGKSFALTAAVPIVAEAAFKGEATLLANYLETVFGKKPAVQTTGTGKAVRLEKKEGLGPEAYELKVTADAITISGTTPAGIFYGIQSLKTLIPPAALASPQQSVAIAGVSVQDAPRFGHRAFMLDVARNFHPKQEVLKLLDLMALYKLNVFHFHMSDDEGWRLEIPALPELTQVGAKRGHTLDNKQFLQPSYGSGPSGDNKSGSGYFSKADFIEILKYANDRHIRVIPEIETPGHARAAIKAMDARYDRLMKEGKKAEAERYLLRDLNDKSVYKSVQNWNDNVIDVAQPSTYNFLETVVDEILKMYKEAGAPIQTIHFGGDEVPGGVWQKSPAVQALIKSNPKVKNTDDLWFYFYGNVNDMLKKRNLYLSGWEEIGLKKVKENGRTVYVPNPQFANENFHVDVWNNLTGAEDLAYKLANAGYKVVLTNVTNLYFDLASQKDYDEPGLYWGGYVDVDKPFYFIPYDYLKNTKEDSRGEPVDRAIFKDKVRLTEAGKANIVGIQAPLWSETVRNNERLEFMILPKLLGLAERAWASDPAWATESDEAKSNALYGTAWSEFVNVVGKRELPRLDKYAGGFNYRIPAPGAMVADGKVHANQQLPGLTIRYTTDGTEPSAKSPEYKAPITANGTVKLRAFTTTGRGGKVTIVNTKK, encoded by the coding sequence ATGAAGCACCTCTTGCTAGTAATCCTGCTATTTGTCAGTTTTGGTACGCTACTACAGGCTCAGACAAAAAAAGCAGCCTCCACCTTCGACCCCGCTACCCTGAAAATCACCTGGGAATTAGTGGATAACAGCAGCCCGGAGCAAACCGTTTCCGCTCTGACGCTGGCCAACACAGGCAAACAGGCGCTGCCGGCCTCAGGCTGGAGCTTATACTTTCACGGAAGCGGATCAGCTAAATCGAAAGACGGCCAGGTAAATGTGATGGCCGTAAATGGCGATCTTTTAAAAATGGTGCCCACCGCTTCTTTTAAGAGCCTTCCTGCCGGAGAATCCCGTCGGCTTGAATTTGTAAGCCGCAGGCAGGTACTCAATACCAACGATACCCCTGAAGGCTTTTACCTGGTTTGGGACAGCAACCCTTCCAAGGGAATCGCCTTACCGGCGACGGTCTATACTACGCCGGACCGGGAGAAAAATGCCGTTCTCTGGAAATCAGCCCAGGCGCTGTATGAGCAGAATAAAACCATTGAAGACATCCCGCTTGAAAAATTACCCAAAGTTTTCCCGACACCTACCAGCTATTCCGAAACTGGTAAAAGCTTTGCCTTAACGGCTGCTGTGCCTATTGTTGCGGAGGCTGCCTTTAAAGGCGAAGCAACCTTGCTGGCAAATTACCTGGAAACAGTCTTCGGCAAAAAACCGGCTGTACAAACCACAGGCACGGGCAAAGCTGTTCGCCTGGAGAAAAAGGAAGGCCTGGGACCTGAAGCCTATGAGCTCAAGGTAACTGCCGATGCGATCACGATCTCAGGAACGACACCCGCCGGTATTTTTTACGGCATCCAATCCCTTAAAACACTTATTCCTCCTGCTGCGCTGGCCAGCCCCCAGCAGTCTGTAGCCATTGCCGGTGTGAGCGTTCAGGATGCACCCCGTTTCGGGCACCGCGCCTTTATGCTAGATGTGGCCCGCAACTTTCATCCCAAGCAGGAGGTGCTTAAATTGCTCGATCTGATGGCCTTGTATAAGCTCAACGTGTTTCACTTCCATATGAGCGATGATGAAGGCTGGCGCCTGGAAATTCCTGCTTTGCCGGAACTGACCCAAGTAGGTGCCAAGCGTGGTCATACATTAGACAACAAACAATTTCTGCAGCCTTCCTATGGTTCAGGTCCATCGGGCGATAATAAATCCGGCAGTGGCTACTTTAGCAAAGCAGATTTCATCGAAATACTCAAGTATGCCAACGACCGCCATATCCGGGTAATCCCTGAAATAGAAACGCCAGGACACGCCCGCGCTGCCATCAAAGCCATGGATGCGCGTTATGACCGCCTGATGAAGGAAGGAAAGAAAGCGGAGGCAGAACGCTATCTGCTACGTGACCTGAATGATAAATCAGTCTACAAATCTGTGCAGAACTGGAACGACAACGTGATTGACGTTGCACAGCCTTCTACCTACAACTTCCTGGAAACGGTAGTAGATGAGATCCTGAAAATGTATAAAGAGGCCGGTGCTCCGATCCAGACAATTCACTTTGGAGGCGATGAAGTGCCGGGCGGTGTGTGGCAGAAGTCGCCGGCCGTGCAGGCCCTGATCAAAAGCAACCCTAAGGTTAAAAATACTGATGACCTGTGGTTCTACTTTTACGGCAACGTAAACGACATGCTTAAGAAACGCAACTTATACTTGTCGGGCTGGGAAGAGATCGGCCTGAAAAAAGTGAAGGAAAATGGCCGCACAGTGTATGTGCCCAACCCGCAGTTTGCTAATGAAAACTTCCATGTGGATGTATGGAACAACCTGACCGGAGCGGAAGACCTGGCCTATAAGCTAGCCAATGCCGGTTACAAAGTGGTGCTCACCAACGTGACCAATTTATACTTCGACCTGGCCTCTCAGAAGGATTATGACGAGCCGGGTCTGTATTGGGGCGGCTATGTGGATGTAGACAAGCCCTTTTATTTTATCCCTTACGATTACCTGAAAAACACGAAAGAGGACAGCAGGGGTGAACCTGTTGATCGCGCTATTTTCAAAGACAAAGTGCGGCTCACAGAAGCAGGAAAAGCAAATATTGTGGGTATTCAGGCGCCGTTGTGGAGCGAAACAGTACGGAACAACGAACGGCTGGAGTTCATGATCCTACCTAAACTGCTTGGTCTGGCCGAAAGAGCCTGGGCCAGCGACCCGGCCTGGGCCACCGAATCCGACGAAGCGAAAAGCAATGCCCTGTATGGCACAGCCTGGTCTGAGTTTGTGAATGTAGTGGGCAAACGCGAGCTTCCGCGCCTGGACAAGTATGCAGGTGGTTTCAATTACCGCATACCGGCACCAGGAGCAATGGTTGCAGACGGCAAGGTACATGCTAACCAGCAGTTACCCGGCCTGACAATTCGCTATACCACCGATGGCACGGAACCTTCCGCAAAAAGTCCGGAATACAAAGCTCCGATCACCGCCAACGGTACTGTAAAACTGAGAGCGTTTACGACCACCGGCCGCGGCGGAAAAGTGACAATAGTAAATACCAAAAAATAG
- a CDS encoding MFS transporter, with product MESSLSATTTPPLTRLNLWVMTVATGLVVANLYYNQPLLGKISAEFGVTEAKAGAISMLTQIGYAVGMLFIIPLGDMLRRKQLIMVDFVLIVASLLLAAFAKDINMLLLASFLIGATSVVPQLLVPMAAHLAKPEERGRTVGFVMSGLLIGILLSRTLSGFVGEHLGWRAMFLIGAGMMVVLWLALYFLLPEVHPDYKGTYRELMASLVHLAREEPLLRLAAVRGALCYACFGAFWTTLVFLLQEPQFNAGSDVAGAFGLIGAFGALAASFMGKLSDKGNGFRVTTFSIALVILSYVIFGLSSHSIMGLVVGVIVMDLGVQATHISNQTLIFSLRPEARNRLNTVYMVTYFIGGAAGTWLASQAWLRWHWTGVVGVGLLFSVLALLVHVRFLRRNK from the coding sequence ATGGAATCATCTCTTTCCGCCACAACTACCCCGCCGCTTACCCGGCTAAACCTTTGGGTCATGACCGTTGCCACAGGATTGGTAGTAGCCAATTTATACTATAACCAGCCGCTGCTGGGCAAGATCTCCGCTGAATTTGGCGTAACTGAGGCAAAGGCGGGCGCTATTTCCATGCTTACCCAGATCGGCTATGCCGTGGGCATGCTGTTCATCATCCCGTTGGGCGACATGCTGCGGCGCAAGCAACTGATCATGGTTGATTTTGTGCTCATTGTGGCCAGTTTGCTGCTGGCGGCTTTTGCAAAAGACATTAACATGCTGCTGCTGGCCAGCTTCCTGATCGGGGCTACGTCGGTGGTGCCGCAGCTGCTGGTGCCCATGGCTGCGCACTTGGCCAAGCCGGAGGAGCGGGGCCGCACCGTAGGTTTTGTCATGAGTGGTCTGTTGATCGGCATCCTGCTGTCGCGTACGCTGAGCGGTTTTGTGGGCGAGCACCTGGGCTGGCGGGCTATGTTTTTGATCGGGGCCGGCATGATGGTGGTGCTGTGGCTGGCGTTATACTTTCTGTTGCCAGAAGTGCACCCCGACTACAAAGGCACTTATCGGGAGTTGATGGCGTCATTGGTGCATCTGGCCCGGGAAGAGCCGCTGCTGCGGCTTGCCGCCGTGCGGGGCGCCCTGTGCTATGCCTGTTTTGGCGCTTTCTGGACAACGCTGGTTTTTCTGCTGCAGGAGCCGCAGTTTAACGCCGGCAGCGATGTGGCGGGTGCTTTCGGCTTGATCGGCGCTTTCGGTGCATTGGCCGCCTCGTTTATGGGCAAACTGAGCGACAAAGGAAACGGCTTCCGTGTTACGACCTTCAGCATTGCCTTAGTGATCCTCTCCTATGTGATCTTCGGGCTGTCGAGCCATAGTATTATGGGGTTAGTGGTGGGCGTTATTGTAATGGATCTAGGCGTGCAGGCCACGCATATTTCGAACCAAACACTTATCTTCTCGCTGCGGCCTGAGGCGCGCAATCGCCTGAACACCGTCTACATGGTAACATACTTTATAGGAGGGGCGGCCGGCACCTGGCTGGCTAGCCAGGCGTGGCTCCGCTGGCACTGGACGGGTGTAGTGGGGGTAGGGCTGCTCTTTTCGGTGCTGGCGCTGCTGGTGCACGTGCGCTTTCTGCGCCGCAACAAGTAA
- a CDS encoding oxidoreductase: MSEPINVGLLGFGLSGRVFHAPFISSIQGLRLKKIRETREEPIHHAKQSYPEAEIVAEARDIFRDESIDLVIVATSNTSHVPLATEALLAGKHVVVEKPFTITSAEADELIVLARKQQRLLTVYHNRRWDSDFKTVRKVLESKLLGNVVEYEAHFDRFRNEIKPNTWKEENLPGSGILYDLGAHLIDQALCLFGLPASITAEVGTQRQHSHVIDHFDLRLHYEGLKVTLKAGMLVKEVGPHFILHGDRGSFVKYGMDVQEAALKAGGMPAENPAWGDEPQQLWGTLNTSYKDLELHGKIKSEIGDYRGFYENVLQAIRGEGALEVQPEQARNVIRIIELAMQSAEEKRTVPFSER; this comes from the coding sequence ATGAGCGAACCTATTAACGTCGGCCTTCTTGGCTTTGGTCTTTCCGGCCGCGTCTTTCATGCGCCTTTTATTTCAAGCATTCAGGGCCTGCGCCTGAAAAAGATCCGCGAAACCCGCGAAGAGCCCATCCACCACGCAAAGCAAAGCTATCCTGAAGCGGAGATCGTAGCGGAGGCTCGTGATATTTTCAGGGATGAAAGTATAGACCTTGTGATCGTTGCTACGTCCAACACCTCGCATGTGCCGCTGGCCACAGAAGCCCTGCTGGCTGGCAAGCATGTGGTGGTCGAAAAGCCTTTTACCATTACCTCGGCAGAGGCCGACGAGCTGATCGTGCTGGCCCGCAAGCAGCAGCGTCTCCTGACTGTGTACCACAACAGGCGCTGGGATAGTGATTTCAAAACCGTCAGGAAAGTACTGGAAAGCAAGCTACTGGGCAACGTGGTGGAGTATGAAGCGCATTTCGACCGGTTCCGTAACGAGATCAAACCCAACACCTGGAAAGAAGAAAACCTGCCCGGCTCCGGCATTCTCTATGACCTCGGCGCCCACCTGATCGACCAGGCCTTGTGCCTGTTCGGGCTTCCGGCAAGTATAACCGCTGAGGTGGGTACACAGCGGCAGCACTCCCATGTGATCGATCATTTTGACCTGCGACTGCATTACGAAGGGTTAAAAGTGACGCTGAAAGCCGGCATGCTGGTAAAGGAAGTGGGACCGCATTTTATACTGCATGGCGACCGGGGGAGCTTTGTAAAGTATGGCATGGATGTGCAGGAGGCCGCCCTGAAAGCCGGAGGAATGCCCGCTGAAAACCCGGCTTGGGGCGATGAGCCACAGCAGCTTTGGGGCACGCTCAACACCAGCTACAAAGACCTGGAACTGCATGGCAAAATAAAAAGCGAGATTGGCGACTACCGGGGATTTTACGAAAATGTGCTGCAGGCCATTCGTGGAGAGGGTGCGCTGGAAGTGCAGCCCGAACAGGCCCGGAATGTGATCCGCATCATCGAGCTGGCCATGCAAAGTGCCGAAGAAAAACGAACCGTGCCTTTCAGCGAAAGATAA
- a CDS encoding prephenate dehydrogenase has product MKLCIIGLGLLGGSFGLAVKAARSNTQVTGVENDLQHAQKALSLKLVDAVMPLEEAVTNADLVVLAVPVNAIAALLQPVLDLLPSGATLVDFGSTKEQICQIADKHPKRGQFVAAHPIAGTEYSGPEAAFESLLAQKTMIICDKEKSAPASLALVEQLCSELHMPLRYMAAADHDLHLAYVSHLSHISSFALGLTVLDKEQDAKNIFDMAGSGFSSTVRLAKSSPQMWAPIFTQNRQNVSEALDSYITQLQQFKALIAAQDEEKSRALMAKANDIRRILG; this is encoded by the coding sequence ATGAAGTTGTGCATCATCGGGTTGGGTTTGTTGGGAGGATCGTTTGGACTTGCCGTGAAAGCAGCCCGCAGTAATACGCAGGTAACTGGCGTAGAAAATGATTTGCAGCATGCGCAAAAGGCGCTGTCTTTGAAATTGGTGGATGCGGTTATGCCCCTCGAAGAAGCTGTTACAAATGCCGACCTGGTCGTCCTGGCCGTACCGGTGAATGCCATTGCCGCGCTGTTGCAGCCGGTCCTGGATCTGCTTCCCTCCGGCGCCACGCTAGTAGATTTCGGATCCACGAAAGAGCAGATTTGCCAGATAGCCGACAAGCACCCGAAACGAGGACAGTTTGTCGCGGCCCACCCCATTGCCGGTACTGAATACTCGGGCCCCGAAGCTGCCTTTGAAAGCCTGCTGGCGCAGAAGACCATGATCATCTGCGACAAAGAGAAAAGCGCGCCGGCATCGCTGGCGTTGGTCGAGCAACTTTGCAGCGAGCTGCACATGCCGCTGCGCTACATGGCCGCCGCCGATCATGACCTGCACCTGGCTTATGTTTCACACCTGAGCCACATCAGCTCGTTTGCCCTGGGCCTCACGGTGCTGGACAAAGAGCAGGACGCAAAAAACATTTTCGATATGGCCGGGAGCGGCTTCTCCTCCACGGTGCGCCTGGCCAAAAGCTCTCCCCAGATGTGGGCACCCATTTTCACGCAGAACAGGCAGAATGTCTCCGAAGCCCTGGACAGCTACATCACCCAACTGCAGCAATTCAAAGCCCTTATTGCAGCGCAGGACGAAGAAAAGTCCCGGGCGCTGATGGCCAAAGCCAATGATATCCGCCGCATTCTTGGATGA